The Triticum aestivum cultivar Chinese Spring chromosome 7B, IWGSC CS RefSeq v2.1, whole genome shotgun sequence genome window below encodes:
- the LOC123156281 gene encoding expansin-A16: MMGSLPLLFSLLVVSGVGVGGGVRLAGNGGYEDWRLGTATYIKESQGHPLNDGGGACGYGDLDIFRYGRYTAGLSGALFGRGSACGGCYELRCVNNILYCLRGSPTVVVTATDFCAPNFGLADDYGGWCNFPKEHLEMTEAAFLRVAKAKADIVQVQFRRVSCDRAGGIRFTITGGPNFLQVLITNVAADGEVDAVKVKGSKTGWIPMGRNWGQNWQCDADLRGQPLSFEVTGGKGRTITMYNVAPSDWMFAQTFAGKQFVE, translated from the exons ATGATGGGCTCGCTGCCCCTGCTCTTCTCCCTGCTGGTGGTTtctggggtcggggtcggcggcggcgtgaggCTGGCGGGCAATGGCGGGTACGAGGACTGGAGGCTGGGCACGGCGACCTACATCAAGGAGTCCCAGGGCCACCCGCTCAATGACG GTGGCGGCGCTTGCGGGTACGGGGACCTGGACATATTCAGGTACGGGAGGTACACGGCCGGCTTGAGCGGCGCGCTGTTCGGGCGTGGCAGCGCCTGCGGCGGCTGCTACGAGCTCCGGTGCGTGAACAACATCCTCTATTGCCTGCGGGGCAGCCCCACCGTGGTCGTGACGGCGACCGACTTCTGTGCCCCCAACTTCGGCCTCGCCGACGACTACGGCGGCTGGTGCAACTTCCCCAAGGAGCACCTGGAGATGACCGAGGCCGCATTCCTCCGGGTCGCCAAGGCCAAGGCTGACATTGTCCAGGTGCAGTTCCGAAG GGTGAGCTGTGACAGGGCCGGCGGCATTCGGTTCACCATCACCGGCGGCCCCAACTTCCTCCAGGTGCTGATCACCAACGTGGCAGCAGACGGCGAGGTCGACGCCGTGAAGGTGAAGGGGTCGAAGACGGGGTGGATACCGATGGGGAGGAACTGGGGGCAGAACTGGCAGTGCGACGCGGACCTCCGAGGCCAGCCTCTGTCGTTCGAGGTCACCGGAGGAAAGGGCAGGACGATCACAATGTATAACGTCGCGCCTTCGGACTGGATGTTTGCGCAAACGTTTGCAGGCAAGCAGTTCGTCGAGTAG